The following proteins are encoded in a genomic region of Sparus aurata chromosome 11, fSpaAur1.1, whole genome shotgun sequence:
- the LOC115590894 gene encoding LOW QUALITY PROTEIN: ras-related protein Rab-3C-like (The sequence of the model RefSeq protein was modified relative to this genomic sequence to represent the inferred CDS: inserted 1 base in 1 codon): MAKADQRFGQRDGSDQNFDYMFKLLIIGNSSVGKTSFLFRYADDSFSNSFVSTVGIDFKVKTVYRNDKRIKLQIWDTAGQERYRTITTAYYRGAMGFILMYDIXHEESFNAVQDWATQIKTYSWDNAQVIMVGNKCDMDEERIVPPEKGKHLADQLGETC; encoded by the exons ATGGCGAAGGCAGACCAGCGTTTCGGCCAGCGGGACGGCTCCGACCAGAACTTTGACTATATGTTCAAGCTGCTGATCATCGGCAACAGCAGCGTGGGGAAAACATCCTTCCTGTTCCGCTACGCTGACGACTCCTTCAGCAACTCCTTCGTCAGCACCGTGGGCATCGACTTCAAGGTGAAGACGGTTTATCGCAACGACAAGAGGATCAAGCTGCAGATTTGG GACACGGCGGGACAGGAGCGTTACCGCACCATCACCACGGCCTACTACCGTGGCGCCATGGGCTTCATCCTCATGTACGACA ACCACGAGGAGTCCTTCAACGCCGTCCAGGACTG GGCCACTCAGATTAAGACGTACTCGTGGGACAACGCCCAGGTGATCATGGTGGGCAACAAGTGCGACATGGATGAGGAGAGAATCGTTCCTCCGGAGAAAGGGAAACACCTCGCCGACCAGTTAGGTGAGACATGCTGA
- the prpf38a gene encoding pre-mRNA-splicing factor 38A, protein MANRTVKDANSIHGTNPQYLVEKITRTRIYESKYWKEECFGLTAELVVDKAMELKYVGGVYGGNIKPTPFLCLTLKMLQIQPEKDIIVEFIKNEDFKYVRLLGAMYMRLTGTAVDCYKYLEPLYNDYRKIKSQNRNGEFELMHVDEFIDELLHSERMCDIILPRLQKRHVLEEAEMLDPRISALEEDLDEVESSEEEDEEEEKPERLQTPEPHRRSYRDNDRPRRSPSPRYRRSRSPRRRSRSPKRRSPSPRRDRHRSKSPRRHRSRSRDRRHRSKSPGHHRSHRHRSHSKSPERSSKKSHKKSRRGNE, encoded by the exons ATGGCGAACAGAACCGTTAAAGATGCAAACAGTATACACGGGACCAACCCGCAGTACCTGGTGGAGAAAATCACCCGGACTCGAATCTACGAGTCTAAATACTGGAAGGAGGAGTGCTTCGGTCTGACCG CTGAGCTGGTTGTGGACAAAGCCATGGAGCTGAAGTATGTTGGTGGAGTTTATGGTGGAAACATCAAGCCCACTCCGTTCCTCTGCCTCACTCTGAAGATGCTGCAGATTCAACCTGAAAAAGACATCATCGTAGAGTTCATCAAAAATGAGGATTTCAA ATATGTTCGTTTGCTCGGAGCGATGTACATGAGGTTAACTGGTACTGCAGTGGACTGCTACAAATACCTGGAGCCGCTGTACAACGACTACAGAAAAATCAAGAGTCAGAACAGAAATGGAG AGTTTGAGTTGATGCACGTGGACGAGTTCATCGACGAGCTTCTTCATTCAGAGAGGATGTGTGACATCATTCTGCCTCGACTTCAG aagaGACACGTCCTGGAGGAGGCTGAGATGTTGGACCCACGGATCAGCGCTCTGGAGGAAGACCTGGATGAGGTGGAgagcagtgaagaagaagatgaggaagaagagaag CCGGAGAGACTCCAGACCCCTGAGCCACACAGACGCAGTTACCGTGACAACGACAGACCTCGGCGCTCCCCGTCACCTCGTTACAGACGCAGCCGCTCACCCAGACG GAGGAGCAGATCTCCGAAGAGGCGAAG CCCGTCACCCCGGAGAGACCGCCATCGCAGCAAGAGCCCCCGCCGCCATCGCAGCCGGTCCAGAGACAGACGCCACCGTTCCAAATCCCCAg GTCACCACAGAAGCCACAGACATCGCAGCCACTCCAAGTCTCCAGAGAG GAGTTCAAAGAAGAGTCACAAGAAGAGTCGACGAGGAAACGAgtga
- the LOC115591499 gene encoding interferon-induced protein with tetratricopeptide repeats 1B-like gives MSQTSLESKLEALQCHFTWDLGEPSRSKLSRLRYQLEDIGTEEGNSWLGHIYNLRGYVQYKLGFTQDAQSLFNKAAEAFCQTRRADSDEGPWLVVNYGNLAWLHHHLGEQAESQAYLSKVDALMNKYPSPSQDELHPEIYAEKAWTLMKLGADITLATDYFQRAIRMQPDMVEWKTSHVLLLAKAAGNFNTRLEGDVLERIRIAKEEDPENLYLAVHYLEQNAKTMEKERVEDEARELTEKILRNPVSSYSGLKALLWIYIRHVSVDEAIDLAEEALKHHPDVRYLKRCVALCYRVKIYFGEDGSRDQSMIDRAISLHEEVISLYPRSFIMKKIDLANICAKSNHSLDKAEQIYQELLWRDLDPADKQLVYNRYANHKHFALRDSCRSAQYHMKAAEIPIQSFYRQNSITILEQIRNRNWHQMRREVEEFLENLPEPEM, from the exons ATGAG TCAAACATCACTGGAGTCCAAACTGGAGGCCCTGCAGTGCCACTTCACCTGGGATCTGGGGGAGCCCAGCAGGTCCAAGCTATCCCGTCTCAGGTACCAGCTAGAGGACATCGGCACCGAGGAGGGAAACAGCTGGCTGGGTCACATTTACAACCTGCGGGGGTACGTTCAATACAAGCTGGGGTTCACCCAAGATGCCCAGAGTTTGTTCAACAAGGCTGCAGAGGCCTTCTGCCAGACAAGAAGAGCAGACTCAGATGAGGGTCCCTGGTTAGTGGTGAACTACGGGAACCTGGCTTGGCTGCACCACCACCTGGGAGAACAAGCAGAGAGTCAGGCTTACCTGTCAAAGGTCGACGCCCTGATGAATAAATACCCATCTCCATCCCAGGACGAGCTCCATCCAGAGATCTACGCTGAGAAAGCCTGGACCCTGATGAAGTTGGGTGCAGACATAACGCTGGCTACAGATTACTTCCAGAGAGCCATCAGGATGCAGCCGGACATGGTGGAGTGGAAAACCAGCCATGTCTTATTGTTGGCGAAAGCTGCAGGGAACTTCAACACAAGACTGGAAGGTGACGTCTTGGAGAGAATAAGAATCGCAAAGGAAGAAGATCCAGAGAACTTGTACCTCGCTGTTCACTACCTTGAGCAGAATGCTAAAACcatggagaaagaaagagttgAAGATGAAGCTCGAGAGTTAACTGAAAAGATTCTGAGGAATCCAGTCAGCAGCTACAGCGGTTTGAAAGCATTACTATGGATTTACATTCGCCATGTATCTGTAGATGAGGCCATTGATTTGGCAGAGGAGGCTCTGAAACATCATCCAGATGTGCGTTATCTGAAGAGATGTGTTGCACTCTGCTACAGAGTGAAGATTTATTTTGGAGAGGACGGTAGCCGAGACCAAAGCATGATAGACAGAGCCATCAGTCTGCATGAGGAGGTGATTTCTCTTTACCCTCGGTCTTTCATTATGAAGAAAATAGACCTCGCAAACATATGCGCAAAGTCAAATCACAGCCTGGATAAAGCTGAGCAGATTTACCAGGAGCTACTCTGGAGGGATCTGgatcctgcagacaaacagctggtttACAACAGATATGCGAACCATAAACACTTTGCACTGAGGGATAGCTGCAGGTCTGCACAGTATCACATGAAGGCAGCAGAGATACCGATACAATCCTTCTATCGTCAGAACAGCATCACAATTCTGGAGCAGATTAGAAACAGAAACTGGCACCAGATGAGGAGAGAAGTAGAGGAGTTTCTGGAAAACCTGCCAGAGCCAGAAATGTAG